From Equus przewalskii isolate Varuska chromosome 7, EquPr2, whole genome shotgun sequence, one genomic window encodes:
- the VPREB3 gene encoding pre-B lymphocyte protein 3, which yields MARWRLALFLTGVLLAGSQPALAHRESLMVFPGQVAQLSCTINPRHPIGDYGVSWYQQRAGSAPRYLLYYRSEKDHHRSPDIPDRFSAAADAAHNVCILTISPVQPEDDADYYCSVGYF from the exons aTGGCCCGCTGGCGGCTGGCCCTCTTTCTGACTGGGGTCCTCCTAGCAG GttcccagccagccctggcccACCGGGAATCACTGATGGTCTTCCCAGGCCAAGTGGCTCAACTCTCCTGCACAATCAACCCCCGCCACCCCATTGGGGACTACGGAGTGTCTTGGTACCAGCAGCGGGCAGGCAGCGCCCCTCGCTACCTCCTCTACTACCGCTCAGAAAAGGACCACCACCGATCCCCTGACATCCCTGACCGCTTCTCAGCAGCCGCCGACGCAGCCCACAACGTCTGCATCCTGACCATCAGCCCTGTGCAGCCCGAGGACGACGCAGATTATTACTGCTCCGTGGGCTACTTCTAG
- the ZNF70 gene encoding zinc finger protein 70 → MEVSPAAKLGETFVFEDGLEMQPELFPEEDLADPFLRERGLEQMAVIYKEIPLGEQDEEHDDYEGNFSLCSSPVQHQSISLVNRDQDDEIFGQTLLQKSDLSMCQIIHDGEEPSKQDCEKAGRGDLGPHEPHRTAQPTKPYACRECGKAFSQSSHLLRHLVIHTGEKPYECCECGKAFSQSSHLLRHQIIHTGEKPYECQECGKAFRQSSALTQHRKTHTGKRPYECRECGKDFSRSSSLRKHERIHTGEKPYQCKECGKSFNQSSGLSQHRKIHTLKKPHECDLCGKAFCHRSHLIRHQRIHTGKKPYKCEECGKAFSQSSNLIEHRKTHTGEKPYKCHKCGKAFSQSSSLIEHQRIHTGEKPYECSQCGKAFCHSSALIQHQRIHTGKKPYACNECGKAFRHRSALIEHYKTHTREKPYECNRCGKAFRGSSHLIRHQKIHAAEKL, encoded by the coding sequence ATGGAGGTTTCCCCAGCAGCCAAGCTTGGTGAGACCTTTGTGTTTGAGGACGGGCTAGAGATGCAGCCGGAACTTTTCCCAGAGGAGGACCTGGCAGACCCTTTTCTTCGGGAAAGGGGTTTAGAGCAAATGGCTGTTATCTACAAGGAGATCCCTCTTGGGGAGCAAGACGAGGAACACGATGATTATGAGGGGAATTTTAGTCTGTGCTCAAGCCCTGTTCAGCATCAGAGTATCTCACTAGTAAACAGAGACCAGGATGACGAAATATTTGGCCAAACCTTGCTCCAGAAATCAGACCTTAGTATGTGTCAGATAATCCACGATGGAGAAGAACCCAGTAAACAGGATTGTGAGAAAGCGGGCAGGGGGGACTTGGGACCTCATGAACCTCACAGAACTGCACAACCAACAAAGCCCTATGCGTGCcgggaatgtgggaaggccttcagccAGAGTTCACACCTCCTCCGACACCTGGTGATCCACACCGGGGAGAAGCCCTATGAGTGCtgtgaatgtgggaaggccttcagccAGAGCTCACACCTTCTCAGACATCAGATCATCCACACCGGGGAGAAGCCCTACGAATGCCAGGAATGCGGGAAAGCCTTTCGCCAGAGCTCAGCCCTCACGCAGCATCGGAAGACCCACACTGGGAAGAGACCCTATGAGTGTAGGGAATGCGGGAAGGATTTCAGTCGGAGCTCAAGTCTCAGAAAACAtgagagaattcatactggagagaagccttatcagtgtaaggaatgtgggaaatccttcaaCCAGAGTTCAGGCCTGAGCCAGCATCGGAAAATCCACACCCTAAAGAAACCTCACGAATGTGATCTCTGTGGGAAAGCCTTTTGTCACAGGTCTCACCTTATTCGGCACCAGAGGATTCACACTGGGAAGAAACCTTACAAATGTGAagagtgtgggaaggccttcagccAGAGCTCCAACCTCATTGAACATCGTAAGACCCACACTGGCGAGAAACCCTACAAATGCCAtaagtgtgggaaagccttcagccagAGCTCGTCCCTCATTGAGCACCAGCGGATCcacacaggggagaagccctATGAGTGCAGCCAGTGTGGGAAGGCCTTCTGCCACAGCTCTGCCCTGATCCAGCACCAGAGGATCCACACAGGGAAGAAACCCTACGCGTGCAATGAGTGTGGCAAAGCCTTCCGCCACAGGTCAGCCCTGATCGAGCATTATAAAACCCACACCAGAGAGAAGCCCTACGAGTGCAACAGGTGTGGCAAGGCCTTCAGGGGCAGCTCGCACCTTATTCGGCACCAGAAAATCCATGCTGCCGAGAAGCTCTAG